ACCCGCGGGGGCCGGCGCCCCGGCCGCGGTCTGCCCCGGGCTGCCGCCGCCCTGACCGCCGCCGGAACCGGTCCCCGCCGCGCCCGCCGTCCCCGCCGCGCCCGCCGCCCCCGCCGTCCCTGGCAGGGGGCTGTCCCCGCCGACACCGGTCAGATCCGCGCCGTCGGCGGTGGCCGCGTCACCGGCCGTGTCCACCGGCGGCAGACCGGGCGCCGGCGAGCGGGCGGAATCCGTCGCCACGCCGGTCCCGCCGCCATCGGCGCCGGAGCCGCCCGGGGTGCCGGTTCCCGGTTCGCCGGTGAAGACCCCGTCGGGGTCACGGGAGTTCCCGCCCCCGCCGTCGGGACCGCCGGCCAGGAACAGTGCGAGAGGAGCCGCGACCAGCAGGGCGCCGCAGGCCATGCCCAGGACCAGGACGATCCGGGCGCGGCTGCGCTGGAGAGCCAGACGTGCGGTCGCGAGCCGGGCAGCGCCCGATGATGCGGCGCCCGGGGCGCGGTGGCGGCGGGACAGGTCCGGCTCCTTCGGTGATCGGGAAGAACTGTGACCGCCTACCCACGCACTGCGACCTCATGCGCGGACACGCGGAGCTACCGGCGTGCGTCCTCCAGCAGCGGTCGCAGCCGCGCCAGCGACGCGGCGAGCCCCGGATGCAGGTCCACGCCGTCCAGCCCCGCCACCGGCACCCACGCGACCCCGGTGCTCTCGCCGTCCAGCTGCAGGTCGTCGGGCTCGATGGGCCGCGCCGGGCGGGCCAGCACGGTCGTGTACGACCAGCCGCCGTGGTCGTCGACCGACCGGACGCCGAGCACGAGGTCCGCCGCGGTGAGGCCGAGCTCCTCCCGGACCTCGCGCAGCGCGCCGTCGTCGACGGATTCGCCGTGGTGGAGCGCGCCGCCCGGCGTCCCCCAGGTGCCGCCGTGGTGGGACCACCAGGCCCGGTGCTGCAGCAGGACCTCGGGGCCCTCGGCGCCGTCCCGGTGCAGCAGCAGGCCGGCGGCGCCGGCACGACCCCAGTGGCGGTGGCCCTGGGCGCAGGTGGTCCAGCCGTCGGTCGAGGCGAGCACCCGCCCAGTGAACCTGGTCCGCCGCCGGGATGCCGGGGAGAGCCTCCGCGGAAGCTTGTGCTCTGCTTCCACTGGTAAGCAGAGCACAAGGTTCCGCAGACACCCGTCCATCGGAGGACGCACGCATGACCACCACGACGACCATGGCCGAGGTCCCCGGACTCGTCGGCACCGACCTCGGCAGCAGCGACTGGCACGAGGTCACCCAGGACCACGTCAACCAGTTCGCCGAGGCGACCGGCGACCACCAGTGGATCCACGTCGACGTCGAGCGCGCCAAGGCCGAGAGCCCCTTCGGCGGCCCGATCGCCCACGGCTACCTGACGCTGTCGCTGCTGGCGCCGCTGTCCTCCCAGGTCCTCGTGGTCACCGACACGGTCATGGGCGTCAACTACGGCCTGAACAAGGTGCGGTTCCCCTCCCCCGTCCCGGTCGGCGCCAAGGTGCGGCTGACGGCGAGCCTCCAGTCGGTCGAGGAGGTCACCGGCGGCCTGCAGCTGACGCTGTCCGCCGTCATCGAGCGCGAGGGCGGGGACAAGCCGGTCTGCATCGCCGAGCCGGTCTACCGCTACTACGGCGGCTGACGGCCGCGTGCGGATCGCGGTCTTCACCGGGTCGCACGCCGGGCCGCCGTCCCACGCCGACGCCGCCGCGGCCTTCGCCCGCGACCTCGCCGAGGCCGGCGTCGGCATCGTCTACGGCGGCGGGCACGTCGGGATGATGGGCGTCGTCGCCGACGCGGCGCTGGCCGCCGGCGGCGAGGTCGTCGGCGTGATCCCGCAGCACCTGGTCGACGACGAGGTGGCCCATCCCGGCCTGCCCCGGCTCGAGGTCGTGCAGTCGATGCACGAGCGCAAGGCGGTCATGGCCGACCTCGCCGACGCGTTCGTCGCCCTCCCGGGGGCGGCCGGCACGCTGGAGGAACTCTTCGAGGCCTGGACCTGGGGGATGCTCGGCCTGCACGCCAAGCCCACCGCGCTCTTCGACGTCGACGGGTTCTGGCAGCCGCTGCTCACCCAGCTGCAGCGCATGGTGGACGACGGCTACCTCGACGCGGCCCGGCTGGACGCCCTCGGCGTCGTGTCCGACGCGAAGGCCCTCCTGGCGTTCGTCGAGTGCTACCGGCACCCGCCCCGCAAGTGGACCGCCCCGCCGCCGCGCCGCTGACCAGGACGCCTCGCCCGCCCCGTCGCGCGTTGAGCGGGCGACCTGCCTAGCGTCGTCACCGTGAAGCACTGGGACGTCGTCGTCGTGGGGGGCGGGCCGGCCGGCGCCGCCTGCGCCGCGGCGGCCCGTCGCGCCGACCCGTCGGCACGGGTGCTGGTGCTCGACCGGGCCGACTTCCCCCGCGACAAGGTGTGCGGCGACGGCATCGCCCCCGAGGCGCTCGACGTCCTGGCCGGTCTCGGCATCGATCCCGCCGGGCTCACCGAGGGCTACGCCGTCGTCCCCCGCCTGCGGCTGCGCTCCCCCGGCGGGACGACGGTCGACCGCACGATGCACCGCCCGGCGCGGGTCGTCCCGCGCGCGGTGCTCGACGCCCGGCTGCTCACCGCGGCGCTCGCGTCGGGCGCGGAGTTCCGCAGGCACGTCGTCCGGCGGATCGCGGTGCACCCGACGCACGTCGAGGTCGACGGCGTGCTCACCGCCGGGGTCGTGGTGGGTGCCGACGGCGCGGAGTCCGTCGTCCGCCGGGCGCTCGGGATCGGCCCGAACCCGCCGAGCCGGCTGGCGATCGCGCTCCGCGGCTACGCACCCGTCCCCGCCGGCCTCGAGGACGTCCAGCTGATCGCCACCACCGAGCAGCGGTGGCCGGCCTACGCGTGGTCCTTCCCGCTCGGGAACGGGCGGGCCAACGTGGGCTACGGGGAGCTCGTCTCCGGCGGGGTGAACCGGGAGGGGCTGCTCGCGGGCCTGGGCCGGCTGCTGCCCGGCGTGGAGGCCGCGGAGCTCAAGGCGCACCGGCTGCCGCTGTCGACCGGCCGGCCCCGCCAGCCCGACGGCCGGGTGCTGCTGGCCGGCGACGCCGCCTCGCTGATCAACCCGCTGACCGGGGAGGGGATCTTCTACGCCGTCCTCTCCGGCGCCCTCGCCGGCGCCGCCGCGGTGCACGGCTCGGCGGCGGGGACGGCGTACCGGGCAGCGCTGCGCCGGCGGCTGGGCCGGCACCTGCTGCACTCCTCGACGGCGTCCTGGGCCAGCCGGTGGCCGCGGGTGATGGACGCCGTCTTCCGGGCCGCCGCCGACGACCAACGGGTGTTCGACGACGTCGTCGACCTGGGCCTCGCCGACGGCCGGCTCACCGCCCGCACCCTCACCGCCGCCGCCCGCCGACTGCGCTGACAGGGGCTGTTCCCGCTGACGCCGCGTCGTCGTCACGTCCCCGTCATCGCCGTCCCCGACGCTGACCCGCGTCAGGGCCGGCCCCCGGCCCTCCGGCCCGAGGAGCGCCGTGACCGCCGCCCCGCCCCGTCCCGCCGTCGTCCCCCCGTCCCGACCTTCCGCCCTCCCCCCGTCCCCCCGCGCGACGCCCGCCACCCAGCAGCAGCGCCGGCTGCGGTACGGCGCCGCGCTGGCCGCGCTCCGCGCCCGCGCCGCCGTGACACCCACCGGATCGGTGCAGCGGCGTCAGACGCTGCAGCTGTGCGGGGCGGCCAACCTGCTCACCGCGCTGGGCATCCGGGTCGATGTCGTCCAGCCGACCGTTCCCTGGCCCCGTGACCGCAGGCACCGGCTGCAGGTCGAGAACTCCGCGGGCCTGCTGGGCGACCTGGCGCTCCTGGTCGGCGCACCGAGGACGGCGGAGGGCTGGGCGGACGTCGCCGACCGGGTGCTGCCGGTGCGGACGGCGTCCCGCGGACCGCTGCGGGACGCGGCCGACGCCGTCACCTGCCCGGTGACCGTTCAGTACCGGACGGACGACGGACCCCTGCTCGTCCCGCCGCGCAGCCTGTACGACGTGGTGGCGATCCGCGGCCTGGTCGTGGAGGTGCGGCTGCTGGCGGTGGGATCCGAGGTGTCGCGTGCGGCCTGATCCGGTGGCGCCCGGGCATGTTCGGCGGGATCCCGCTGTTGCCCTCCGTAGGGTCCGCGACAGCTGGCACCGCCGCGACGTGCGCCGACCCGCCCCGACCTCCGCCGACCAAAGGCTTGTTCCCCCCTGTGAGCGTTCCCCCGCAGCACCCCGCCCGTCGCCCTGACCCCCGGCGCCGGAACCGCGCCACCGCCCGCGAGGGCCGGGCGCGCGACGACGACCGCGCCGCCGCGCGCGTCGAGAAGCTCGCCCAGCAGAGCTGGGTGGACGGCGCCGAGCCCGAGCTCCCGGTCCGCACGACCCGGCCCGAGGACGTCGTCTTCCACCTGGGGCCGACCAACTCCGGCAAGACCTACGAGTCCCTCCTCGCCCTCGAGAAGAACGGCCGCGGCGTCTACGCGGCGCCGCTGCGCCAGCTGGCCCACGAGGCGTACGCCCGGCTGTCGGCCCAGCTGCCCCCGGGCACCGTCGGCCTCTCCACCGGCGAGGAGGAGATCGACCCCGACGCCCCGATCGTCTGCTGCACCGTGGAGAAGGCGCCGATGCGCGGCGACCTCCTGGTGCTCGACGAGTCGCACTGGGTGGCCGACCCCGACCGCGGCCACCACTGGGCGCGCCTGGTCCTGACCGGCGACTACCGCGAGATGCACCTGATCTCCGCTGCCGAGGCCTACCTGCTGCTCAAGCCGCTGGTCTCCGACGCGAAGAAGATCACCGTCGTCAACCACAAGCGGCTGTCGCGGCTCGACGTCTTGCGCACGCCGGTCCGCCCGGACGTCGTCCGGCCGCAGACGCTGGTCGTGGCGTTCTCCCGCAAGGCCGTCTACGCCGTCGCCGCGGCGCTGGACCCGCAGCGGCCCGGCAAGGTCGGCGTCCTCTACGGCGCGCTCCCCCCGGCCACCCGCCGCGAGGTCATCGACCGGTTCACCCGCGGCGAGACCGAGGTGCTGGTGACCACCGACGTCATCGGGCACGGCATCAACGTGCCGGCCACCACCGTGCTGTTCGCCGAGACCACCAAGTTCGACGGGTTCGAGCGCCGGCCGCTGCGCACCTGGGAGACCGCGCAGATCGCCGGCCGGGCCGGGCGGTACGGGCTGACCGGGCACGGCACCGTCGGTGTCCTCGCCGGGGTCACCGGCCTGCGCGCCGACGCCGGACTGCTCAAGGCCGGTGCCGAGGTGGCCCGCGGCGACGCGATGAGCGACCTGCCCAAGCGGTCACCGCGGCTGCGCCCGGAGCTCGACGACCTCGGTGCCTTCGAGCCCGTCGACCTGCCCGAGGCGCTCACCCGCTGGATGGCGTGGGCACGGGCGGCGACCCGCGACCAGGCGATGACCGCCGACGACGTCACCAGCCTGATCGTCCGGGTGCACGCGCTGCTGCCGTTGCTGCGCGGCCCGCTCGGCACCGCCGGCGACCTCTGGACGGTGTGGCGGCTGATCAACCTGCCGATCGACTACAACCCGCCGCGGCGCACCCGCTGGCTGGTGCTGGCCAAGGCCGCGCTCCAGCAGGCCGCCGGGCAGTCCGTCGCGCCCGAGACGGTGCTCGAGCCGATGCCCGCCAAGGGCACCGTCGAGGACTACGAGCAGGCGGCGGCGGCCGCGCGCGACGCCCAGACGCTGCTGCGCTCCTTCCCCGGCGTCGCGGGGCTCACCAGCGAGGACGCCGCCGAGGTCGAGGAGGCCTGCGCCGACCGCATCACCGAGCTGCTGCCCGACGCGATCGCGCTGACCGCCTCCGGTCGCTGCTCCGCCTGCGGCGCCGGCATCGCCCCCTGGTTCAGCACCTGCCGCGACTGCTCGGTGGGCAGCGCCGGCCGCGGACCGGGACGGGACCAGCACCGGGGGACGCAGCACCACGACGGATACGGCCGGCATCCGCGCCCGGCGCGCACCGGCGGCCGGGCGACCGGCGGCGGCCGCGCGACCGGCGGGGGCCGGGCAGCGGCGTCCGAGGGCGGCGGACGGCGGGGTAGCGGGGCGTCGTCCCGGGGAACCGGTGGCCGGCCCGGCACGGGACGGTCCGGCCGCTCCCGCTGAGGTGGCGTCCTGCCGCGCTCGCCGTCCTCACCGCAGAACCGCCGGCCTCGCGCTGCACCCTGAGTTCGGCGGTCCGTCGGTGAGGTCGGGAACCACCGCTGCCGCCTCATTCCGCCGACCAGAAGGGGAGATCCTGGCCGGCTGACCCCTACCCGCCACGAGGCGACTCGGTGCCGACGGCCGCCTGCGTGGCGTCACGCACCTCACCCACGAGTTCCTCCAGCACGTCTTCGAGGGCCACCACGCCGACCAGTCGCCCGTCTCCGTCCCGCACGGACCCCAGGTGGGCGCCCGCCCGCTGCATCGAGGCGAGGACGCTCCGCAGCAACTGGTCGGTGGTCGTGTCGGCCAGCGGCCGGATGTGCACCGGATCCACCGGCTCGTCGCGGCGGTCGGCCGGAGTGGCGAGCAGATCCTTGAGGTGCACGTAGCCGACCAGGGTTCCGTCGTCGACGACAGGGAACCGCGAGAACCCGGTCGCGGCGGTGCATGCCTCCAGCTCGGCGACGGTCGCACCGCGCGGGACGGTGACCAGCTCGGCCATGGGTATGGCGACATCGGCCGCCCGCCGCTCGTCGAACTGCAGGGCACCGGTCAGCAGCGTGTGCTCCTGCTCGTCGAGCAGACCCTCCCGGTGCGACTCCCCGATCAGCCCGGAGACCTCCTCGCGGGTGAACGTGGAGTTCACCTCCTCCTTCGGGTCCACCTTCAGCGCACGGAGCACGAGGTTGGCCACCTGGTTGAGCAGCCAGATGAGCGGCCGGAGGATGTAGACGATCGCGTACAGCGGCGGCCCCAGGGCGAGGGCGGACCGCTCCGGCCCGGCCAGGGCGATGTTCTTCGGCACCATCTCACCGAGGACCATGTGCAGGAAGACGACGATCGCCAGCGCGATCGCGAAGGCCGCGGGGTGCAGCAGCGCGTCCGGCAGCCCGGCTGCTGCGAACGGCCTCTCGAGCAGGTGCGCCACCGCCGGTTCACCGACCGCGCCGAGGCCGAGCGAGCAGACGGTGATGCCCAGCTGGGCACCGGCCATCATGAGCGACACCCGTTCCATCGCCCGCAGCGTCACCCGAGCCATGCGCGACCCCGTGGCGGCCCTGGGCTCGATCTGGGTGCGCCGGGCCGAGATCAGCGCGAACTCGGCGCCGACGAAGAATGCGTTCCCGGCCAGCAGGGCGAGCCCGACCAGCAGCGCGACGCCGTCGCTCACGGGCGGGCCTCCGTCGTGTCCGAGGCGTCGGCGGTGTCTGGCATCCGCCGGGCGGCGGTCGCGCCGCCGTTGCGACGCAGCCGGAGCCGGTCCACCCGGCGCCCGTCGAGCCGGGTGACGGTGACCTGCACCTCGGTCCGGGTGGGCAGTCCGTCGTCGTCGGTGCGCTCGAGGTCACGGGCGGACAGCAGGACGGCGTCCCCCACGTCGGGCAGACGCCCGAGGCGCTCGGTGAGCAGCCCGCCCAGCGTGTCGGACTCCTCGGCCTCGGGCAGGTCGAGGCCGACCAGCGCCCCGGCCTCGTCGGGGCGCAGCAGGCCGGAGAGGATCCACGAGCCGTCCGCGGCTCGGTGTTGCCGCCTGGCGGGCGCATCCTGCTCGTCGGCGATCTCGCCGACGATCTCCTCGATGAGGTCCTCCAGCGTCACGATGCCGGCGGTACCGCCGTACTCGTCCACCACGACCGCCATCTGCAGACCTTCACGGAGAACGCCCAGCAGCGGGTCGAGCTCCATGGTCGCCGGCACCGCCGCGGCGGGCACCATCACATCGGCCACGGTCGTCTCACCACGGCGGGCCGGCTCGACGCCGAGCGCGTGCTTGAAGTGCACGAACCCGACGATGTCGTCGACGCTCTCGCCCTGGACGGGGAACCGGGCGTGCCCGGAGGAGGCGGCTGCGGCGATCAGGTCGGCGACCGGCTGGCCGGACATGAGAAAGCGGACTCTCGGTCGCGGGGTCATCGCGTCGGCAGCGGTCCGGTCGCCGAAGGCGATCGAGCGGGCGACGAGTTCCGCGGTCGCGGCGTCGAGCGTGCCCGCCCGGCCCGACCGGCTGACCAGCGAGACCAGTTCCTGGGGCGCGCGGGCCGACGCCAGCTCCTCGGTCGGGGTGATGCCGAACAGCCGCAGAATCGCGTTCGCGGTTCCGTTCAAGAAGCTGATCAGCGGTCGCGTGGCCGCGGTGAACGCCCGCTGCGGGCCGGCCACCACCCGGCCGACCCGCATCGGCTCGGCGATGGCCCAGTTCTTGGGCACCAGCTCCCCGAACACCATCTGGAGGCAGGTGGCGACGAGGAGGGCCAGGCCCACGGAGATGCCGACGACCGCGCCGTCCGGCAGCCCGGTGAGGCCCAGGGGACCCCGGAACAGGGTGGCCAGCGACGGTTCGGCGATGAAGCCGACCACGAGGCTGGTCACCGTGATGCCGAGCTGGCAACCGGAGAGCTGGGTGGACAGCGTGCGCATGGCCGCCTGCAGGCTGCCGGCCCGGCCGTCGCCGCTCTCGGCGGCACGGTCCACGGTTGCCCGGTCAACGGTGATGAGCGAGAACTCCGCCGCGACGAAGAGTGCGTTCGCGGCGATCAGCGCAACGGCGAAGGCCAGGAGCAACCACTCGGTGAGCAAGGACGCCCTCCTGTATCGGCGGTGGGAATTCCAGGGTCGTGCCCGGTGCCCACGACTTCCACGCGCGGTGACGCAGATATCGCACGCGGTGCCGCGACGGAGGAGCGCGATAGGTTGCATCAGATATATCCGAGGAGGCCGGAGTGACCGTCCGCATCGCCGTGCTCGACGACTACCAGGGGGTCGCGCTCCAGCACGGTCCCTGGACGGACCTGCCCGGCGACGTCACCATCACGCCGTTTCGGGAACACGTTGCCGACGAAGGCCGACTGGTCGAGCTGTTGCAGGGCTTCGCCGTCGTGGTGGCCATGCGCGAGCGCACGCCGCTGCCCAGGACCGTGCTGGAGCGGCTGCCGGACCTGCGCCTGCTGGTGACGACCGGCATGCAGAACGCCTCGATCGACACCGCCGCCGCGGCCGAGCTGGGGATCACCGTGTGCGGCACGCACAGCGACGCCACCGGCCCGGCCGAGCTCACCTGGGGGTTGATCCTGGCTCTCGCCCGGCACCTCGTGCCGGAGGACGCCGCCACGCGGTCCGGCCGCTGGCAGCAGACCGTGGGCACCGGGTTGCGGGGCCGCACGCTGGGCCTGATCGGGCTCGGTCGCATCGGCGGCCTCGTGGGCCAGGTCGGGGTGGCCTTCGGCATGCGGGTGGTGGCGTGGAGCCAGCACCTCACGGCGGAGCGGGCAGCGGAGGTCGGGGCCGAGCTGGTCGACAAGGACCGGCTGCTGACCGGGTCCGACGTCGTCTCGCTGCACCTGCGACTCAGCGACCGGACCCGCGGGATCGTCGGCGCCGCCGAGCTCGCCGCGATGAAGCCGACCGCCGTCCTGGTCAACACCAGCCGCGCCGGGCTGGTCGACCAGGCCGCGCTGATCGACGCCCTCTCGAGCGGCGGCATCGCCGGCGCGGGGCTGGACGTGTACGAGGACGAACCGGTCGGGACCGACGCGGCGATCCTCGCCGCACCGAACACCGTCCTCACCCCGCACCTGGGCTACGTCACCGACGCGACCTACGACGTGTTCTTCGGTCAGGCGGTCGAGGACGTCGCCGGCTTCCTCGCCGGCTCCCCCGTCCGCGTGCTCGCCGCTCCCGATGCGCCGCGCTGAGCGGGCGGCGGGCTCACGCCGCGCCGTCGCCCGCGGGCCGGTGACCGAACAGCAGGCTGGTCTCCCGGGCGCAGCGCAAGAGCGGCGGCAGCACCCGCTCTTCGACGTCCTGGCGCGACAGCCGGTGGCCGTGCGCGGAGATGTTCAGCGCGGCGACGCAGCGCCCACCCACGCCGAACACCGGCGCCGACACCGAGGTCAGCCCCTCCTCGAGCTCGTGCTCGACCAGCGACCAGCCCTGCTCGCGGACGGTCTTCAGCTCCGCCCGCAGCGCCTCCTTGTCGGTGAGCGTGAACGGGGTGACGCGCTTGAGGTCGGTCTCGGCCAGGTAGGTCTCGACGACATCGTCGTCCTGGTAGGCCAAGATGGCCCGCCCCATGGACGACGCCGACGCCGGCACCCGTCCGCCCACGTACACCGCGACCGTCACCAGCCGGCGCGAGGTGCGCGCGACGCAGACGACGTCGGTGCCCTCGAGGACCCCGGCGAGGCAGTTCTCCTCCACCTCGTCGCTGAGCCGCTCCATGAGCGGGAACGCCGCGTCCCACGGGTGGACCGAGGAGAGGTATGCGTACCCCAGCTCGAGCACCCGGGGCGACAGCGAGAACTGGCGACCGTCCGAGCGCACGTAGCCCAGGTGCTCCAGCGTCATCAGGAACCGGCGGGCCGCGCCACGCGTCAGGTGCGTGCGCTCGGCCACCTCGGTCAGCGTCATGCTCGGGTGCTTGGGCGTGAAGCTCTTGATCACGTCCAGCGCCCGCTGCACCGACTGGACGAACTCCGTGGGTCGTTCCCGTTCAGCCATCGACGGACCCCGGCGGGCGGTCGCCTCCGGCGCGGGGACCGGGGCGAGGATCGTTCGCGATGAGCCGCGCACCGAGGACCGGCGAGTCGGCACCCGACCACCCGGGTGCACTCGAGCACGAACCGGACATCAGGGCCTCCGCGATCACTGCCGTGGCGCGGACGCGCGCCCACGGGATGCACTTCTACGGTCAGATCCTAGGGATCACCCTTTCTCCGGCCGCCGGTGGACCGGGTAGTCCGTATCTCGCTCCCGACCGGGCGGTCACTCCCGGACCGGTTCCGCCGGTGGCCCTGGCGGCCGTCGCGGACCTCGCCATGGGCTCGGCCGTGCGCGCCGCGGTGGGCCCGGGACGGCGGTTGGGGACGGTGAGCATGACGCTCCACCACATCGCCACGGTGGTCCGCGCCCCGGTGGTCCCGGAGGCACGGGTGGTCTGGCTCGACGACGAGCAGCGGCACGCCCTGGCCCGCGTCGACTGCACCGACGCCTCCGGGGCATTGGTCGCCGCGGGGCAGGGCTGGTTCATGGCGCTCCCCGTGCCCGAGGGCGTGCAGCTCCGGCTGCTGCCGTGGGAGCTCGACGAGCTGCCCCCGGTCCCCCCGCTCGCCGAAGGAGATCTGGAACCGCAGGAACGCGCAGCGGTCGAGGCCACGGTCAGAGCCGCCGAGCGGGCCAGCGCACGCGGGACGTCGGTCAGCGAAGAGCTCACCGCGCTCACCTGGGATGCGGATCCACCCGAGGGCATGGCGCGCGGCGCGCTGCGGATCGGACCGGAGCTGATCAACCGGGTGGGCCACCTGCAGGGCGGCGCGCTGTACGGCATAGGACTGGCCGCCGCGGCCCGCGCCGTGGGCGCCGGGAGCGTCCCGCTCGAGCCGGCCGACGGTTCGTGGCAGTTCCTCCGGCCCGGCGACGGCGCGGAGCTGGCGGTGGAGGCGACGGTCACCCGAAGCGGCAGAGGCGCTGCCTTCGCCTCGGTCACCCTCACCGTCGACGGTCGCGCCGTGGGCACCGGCCACTTCGCCTTCCGGCCCGGCCCGCAAGCCTGACGGGCCGTCGTCCGCGGAACGCCACTCAGTCGTTGGAGTAGGTGCCGACGACCCGCGCCTGGTTGATCACGTGCGGATCGATGCGGTCGAGCACGTCTCTGGCCGCGAGGCCCGCCGGCAGGTCGAGGTCGTCGTCGAGCGCAAAGAGGTGGAAGAAGTAGTGGTGCGTGCCGTGCCCCGGCGGTGGAGCGGCCGGCCGCCACCCGAGCTCTCCCCGGCTGTTGAGCCCCTGCCGGTACTCCGCTCCGCCACCTTCCGGGATGGAGGTGACATCGGCGGGGATGCCGTACAGGACCCAGTGCACGAAGCCGCCGACGAGCGGCGCGTCGGGATCTTCCACGATCAGCGCGAGAGAGCGCGT
The DNA window shown above is from Blastococcus colisei and carries:
- a CDS encoding YbhB/YbcL family Raf kinase inhibitor-like protein, which translates into the protein MKLNHGTLVVTSTAFSHGGRMPDAHSANGEGVSPELSWSGVPDGTRSLALIVEDPDAPLVGGFVHWVLYGIPADVTSIPEGGGAEYRQGLNSRGELGWRPAAPPPGHGTHHYFFHLFALDDDLDLPAGLAARDVLDRIDPHVINQARVVGTYSND